The genomic window TGGAATTCTGAGTAgctcaatatactgtacataaatagtCCTATATAAGACCTGCGCTactggtcagtgaatggaaacaaagCTGATGACATCAAGAAGCCGAAAACTTTATACTGCTAGAACACAAATGAGCAAAAATCTGTTTCCTGTGCtgatagtttgttacaatgtatcagcgcaGGTAGTATATATCATCATGGCATCTGGATCTCATTCAGGATCTCAAAGCTGGTAACAAAGGTATATGAAGCcaaaggtgtgtgtgtatatatatatatatatatttttttttttttttggagatacAATATCAATCTTTCATTGTGTAATACATAGCTATATAATATAATGCCAAGACTATCAGATCTGAAGATAAATGCATGAACACACTCCAAGGTAACATAAGGGTAGTCATTGAAGGGTTTATCTGCATTGGAAAACCTGTTAATAGAGTTAATACAAGAGGGTGCACCCATGCCAGGCCTTTATCTATTACCCATAGCATTGATCAAGACATCTCTGACCTTGGAGGACCAGACACATCCATACTGTATAAACTATACAGACCACAGTGTAATACCGCTATTCACCTGCGGTGGTACTGTAGAGAAAGTGAACAATTGAGTTCAATTCACCACAGACGATCGATGATGATTTCTAACAGTAGGATGCCTTCATCATCATTGGACCCTTCTAAGAAAAAACGGAACAGCCCCTTTaagcttctcctttaagtcactaTTTTGACAGTACCgttacatacacataatataccatgaaggggctcggtgaaggtggcggtgaaggtgtataagtgtctgatggggtcacacagctcatagAAGGACAGTAGTCCGGCCTCATAATCCAGATATATCCTGACTCTATGGCTAGAGATGGCACGGGGTAACTGGATGACTTTATCATTGTGCCGCACGGCATGCCTAGTATTACCCCGATAACCGTGTAGCCCCCAGGACTTGTTGTTGCTTCCTACGATGGACTTAGTGCCGCCCCTTCctatactgggataacacatcCCCACCATCCATACACATGACCTGCTGACGTCCACGTCCCAGTAATGTCGCCCTGAGGAGAAACTCTTCCTACTTAAGACCTGATAATGCATAAACCTCTCGAAGCCATATGGCCGGTTCTGGTCGGTAAATGTCCTGGTGGCGCTCATCAGGTCAGATGGGATGTAGATCTCGTTGGAGGCCGTTCTTACATCCAATAACATGATCGCTTTCTCCAGCGGATACACAGTCCCATTTTTGGAGACTAAAAAGGGCAAAAGCTCCTCGTGAAAAGTCCCGGTAATCACAGGTAAGTTTACATCCGGTCCTCCCTTGTACtcatcatccatctcctccccgggATCACACAAGTTACACGTATCCGGTTCCTGTAAGACGTTGACCGGGTTATTGGAGGTACACAGCTCCTCAAGGTGTCTCATCTTACGGGACAGCTCGTTCTTTTTCGTCTCCAGGTTTTGCATCTTGGGAGCCAGTTTCTGCAGAGCGTTCCTtagcttctccttcttcttctcggAAGCCTCCACCAGGTTCTCCACCCGATGCCCCCTATGTTCTCCGACCAAACTGCAGGACATGCAGACGCAGGTGTCGTCCTCAGTACAGAAATACTCCAGGATCTTCTTATGGATGGGGCACTTACGGGTATCCAGGGAATCGCTGGGCTCCGATAAGACGTGTTCCGCTGAATCGCTGTGAACTCTTAGGTGCGTATCACATAGAGAGGTCTCGCAGTGCAGACAGGACTTTACAGCAAGTACGGGAGAGTCCACACAGTGAGTGCACAAGATCTTGGTGGCTTCTTTACATGGTTCACTATGCAGGAAGCCCCTCACGATCTTGCACAGAGTCACGTTCTTCTTCAGTACAGGCCGCTCCCGAAACTTGTCCCGGCACTCAGGACAGGAGTAGGCTCCATCCTGGGCATCCATCATCTGATCGATACAGACGTGGCAAAAGTTGTGTCCGCATCTCAGGGTCACCGGGTCGGTGAAAACGTTCAGACAGATGGAGCAGTCCAAATCGTCTCTCAGATCAGCGAACGCCATGGCCCGAGAGAAGTTTGCGAGAGTctaaagttttctttttctctctctctctcttcctcctggTTAAATATCTGTGGGAAGAATCAACTTACGTAAACTGTGGCCGGAGAGCAAGTTTAAGACTCGAGAAACAAGGGGTGGGACGCTGTGACGGAGGTATTCCTGGCAGGGCTGGCCTCTGCTTAATATGTGCGTCACACCATGTTGTCAAAGAGTAAGAGCCCTTGTTCCTACAGAGAGCAAGCAtgccgccctccccccccccctcccccgtaatGAGATTTCCTGAGAAAACCATATTTACAGCCTGCAGCCCCGAGCAGACGTACCACTAACATAGTTAGCGGCTCCTCCCGGCTCCTTAGGCCAAAGAGGGTTGTAAGCAGCGAAGCCCATAAATGTTACAGGATGAAAACATCTccagttttttttcttatatatatataataaaacggCTATATGTTCTTCCTAACGGGATTGTACACTAGCAGCCGATGTCTCCCTTGGGTCTTGGAGTCTGAGCTGACATACATATGTATAGGAATGAAGCTCCGGGGTGTGACACCACTTTGTCAGTGATTCCGTATCATGTTCTACTGGTATAGATTGAATTTCTGTACAGAGAGAAGTGAGCAGAGGAAGTTATTTACTCTAGGGTGTGAGGGAGTCCTATGGACCTGGACCCTTATACCGCTTGAACATtgttagagaaagagagagagaataaaaacataaaaaataaagtatatgtatgtgtgcatatctatctatacataaaATCTCAAAATTAATGAACTGCGTTCTCTGCGACATCTATTACTGCCCCACCGATTGGTTTATTGTATGTAACAACTAGGATGTACCTCTAAATAACCCAAGAAACACCATAAATATCATATAGATGTGGCTACTACCTATGTGCACATAAGCTAATCTCGAGAACCTCCTGGTTTCACATGACTGTTAAAGCCCCAACCATGACCCAAGCCCCACTATAGCCCATCCCCAACTATGACCTAAGCCCCCTATAGCCCATCCCAAACCATGATCTAAGCCCCCCTATAGCCCATCCCCAACCATGATCTAAGACCCCCTATAGCCCATCCCCAACCAGGACTTTTGCCCCACTATAGCCCATCCCCTAACCATGACGTAAGCCCCCCTATATCCCATCCTCAACTAGGATCTAAGCCCTCCTATAGCCCATCCCCAACCATGACTATTGCCCCATTATAGCCCGTTCCCTAACCATGATGTAAGCCCCCCCTATAGCCCATCCCCGCACCTTGACCTAAGCCCCCTATAGCCCATCCCCAACCATGACCTAAGCCCCCCTATAGCCCATCCCCAAATATGATCTAAGCCCCCTATAGCCCATCCCCAACCATGATCTAAGCCCCCCTATAGACTATCCCCAACCATTATCTTAGCCCCCTATAGCCCATCCCCAACCATGATCtaagcccctctatagcccatcCCCAACCATGATCTAAGCCCCCTATAGCTCATCCCCCCAACCTTGACCTAAGCCCCCCTATAGCCCATCCCCAACCATGATCTAAGCCCCCCTATAGCCCATCCCCAACCATGACCTAAGCCCCCCTATAGCCCATCCCCAATCATGATCTAAGCCCCCCTATAACCCACCCACAACCATGATATAAGCCCCCATAGCCCATCCTCCCAACCATGACCTAAGTCCCCCTATGGTCTATCCCCCAATGCCCCAACCATGACCTAACATGCTCCGGTTCACCACTGGTGCCCCAAGTCATCCTCTGCCAAGTTCTTTAATATTCTACCCAGCGGGGCATTTTTAAAATGTGACATGAAAGCCTCTGGAATTTCAATTTGATTATTTTTGAAGACACATGATATTAATAGGGACACATTTTTTAATAAACAAACCCACCTGTCTTGCTTGAAGGATAATAGAGGTTAATAAAATCTGCGCTGAGAGCTGAGGTTGCAAGATAACTCCAGCCGTACGCGGGAGCTTTCATACGTCTCGTGCTTGCTCCAGCGCTTCCCTACCCCATGCTGGGTTCAAAAATggaaatttaattaaaatgaataattAAAGGCGCAGTATAATTGCCGTCCTGTTCTACATGATGGTCTCGGCTCAACGCCTCGTAGATTGAAGAGtgagctttttttgtgtgtgtgtgtaaagaaaGGCTCTTAGTCTACCACTTATCCTATTATGGCAGAATGATGGTGACCCAACGCTCAATAATCCGCTTGAACGCCCTTAGTCACCCCCTTGGGCACGGGTCTTTGGAATTCCCATTGGTTCCATAAATATTCTACAAACAACCCTGTTGGGTCGCCTTAAGGATTGGCATGAATTCATCCACCACTCTCTTTTTGGTATAAGAAGACATGGACGCAAGTAGTGTTGAAAATGCTTGAGTTCTCTTTACGCAAGTcgtatttttcaatgcttgagtgtTCAATgaaccctattgaaatcaatggaagacttgagcatttaaccaggtgtcgCCTGGTTCACCTTCGAGTAacctgttgcatttttttcattctaatttttgtatatttcgagACGGGAGATGTGGTGGTGGGTGGGAGATATAATTGACAGGCAAAGGATCattcggctgtcagttattgaaactGACCTTTACCCAGGCTCCACAAGGTGTTCGGTTGAGCATCAAGCTCGATTGAGCACCCTGATGCCGTCGGTTATTGATGGTGTATTGCCACCAATACCAAAGCCCCATGAGGTGTATGGTTCACCATGGAAGACGAGCAGGTACCTAGATGCCATCAgtttttgaaggtgtatggccacttttaccAAAGCTCCATGGGCAAAGAGCACAAACCCGGATGCACGATTGAGCACTACAAGCACAAGGCTCaatcgagcatgctcgctcaacacaaGTAACGACTATGGGAGGATTAACTAGGACAATGAATAGGTGATCGTGGGTCCGACCTTTGGAACCCCCCTTGTCATCTCCAGACTCTCCCAGCTGCATAAAGAAGTGGGCCGGCACATGCTCCAAGCATTGTCTATAGGACTGCTGACCCTCTCATCCAACAGGTCCCATTCTGGAGATCCTATCGTGTTGATAGGGGATAAGTTTCATGGTTCGAAATATTTACGATTTTAAGTATTTCCCCATCAGAGCATGATAGATTTATGTGAAGGCACATGCCCATATACCCTTactgaaatctatgccagcttgTGCCAGGCATACATTGTGTAGAGGCCACGTCCCCTATGCATGAAGCCATGGCCTCTTCCCACTCCCTTGGTGTAAGCATCTGACTGCACAAAATTTTTGCCAAAACCACGCTCCCCTATAGGCTTATACATATGGGCGTAATATGACCCTTTCCAGTCTTAAAAGCTGTATAGAGGCTAAATATGGCATACGTAGTCTTCCATAGGGTCAGACTCTATGACTAAATTATCTTCCACTGGATGACCTATTCTACTCCTTCTAGTGGAAATTATCTGTTACAGAGTGCCCCAAGGAGCATCATAGCACCCCACAAAGCACATGGAATGCCTGTGATTCTGCAGTATAGAGCTGAGTGGGCTCTATATATATCTTCTCATAACTCAAAAGTAACTATATTTAGAGGCCACCAATCGATAACTTTTCGACCATACCATCAATATGGTCTTCATCAATAGATGTCAACTTCACACGATGAAAGGCAGATAAGACCGAAACCCTAACCCAAATGCCCTATGTTGACATATAGATATCATAGAGTTGGGGGTTCACTATGTCTATTAGTCGCAGAAAAGAAGTGGATCTTGCTCTGGTAAACCCAGGTTGTCCATCTCTATCATGGTCGTCAAATGATTCGAAACGTTTGGCCAACCATAGCTTTTGAACATGTCATGTTGGGTCTGGGTCAATTTAATAgcctaaaaaaactttttgactAAGAGATGAGTGTTGGTTTGAGTTCTGAGTCTCCCACCATAAATGAGAACACAAGGCACCAGGTCCTTATGGGTGGTCAATGAGTTGGTCATACTCAAGCATCCACTTAGTATAGAAAGTTGTGTTGAAGAATTAAAGTCCGTTGTTCTCTGTTTGGTGGAGGTCAAAGGGTTTATACCCTTgacatgtcctataattgtcTGGAATTCCAGAATTTCAGACAGCTCTGGATGCACATCTGGAAACTGTCCTGaaggtgtgaagggggccttatacCAGATCTCTGGTGCCTGGACtttgtatttttgtaatttttaacacATGTTTGGTAGTCGTT from Dendropsophus ebraccatus isolate aDenEbr1 chromosome 1, aDenEbr1.pat, whole genome shotgun sequence includes these protein-coding regions:
- the LOC138773111 gene encoding E3 ubiquitin/ISG15 ligase TRIM25-like; amino-acid sequence: MAFADLRDDLDCSICLNVFTDPVTLRCGHNFCHVCIDQMMDAQDGAYSCPECRDKFRERPVLKKNVTLCKIVRGFLHSEPCKEATKILCTHCVDSPVLAVKSCLHCETSLCDTHLRVHSDSAEHVLSEPSDSLDTRKCPIHKKILEYFCTEDDTCVCMSCSLVGEHRGHRVENLVEASEKKKEKLRNALQKLAPKMQNLETKKNELSRKMRHLEELCTSNNPVNVLQEPDTCNLCDPGEEMDDEYKGGPDVNLPVITGTFHEELLPFLVSKNGTVYPLEKAIMLLDVRTASNEIYIPSDLMSATRTFTDQNRPYGFERFMHYQVLSRKSFSSGRHYWDVDVSRSCVWMVGMCYPSIGRGGTKSIVGSNNKSWGLHGYRGNTRHAVRHNDKVIQLPRAISSHRVRIYLDYEAGLLSFYELCDPIRHLYTFTATFTEPLHVQDLWALQQGPILTSDWPSPQVLHQNRMRLKGEEQQLMGSGRELGGVWDYLIGKRDDNRASKASETKRCKQIWRRRRGT